The window TGAAGAGCGTCTGCTGCAATGTCATTGCAGCACTTACACTATGAGAGGTTAGATGCCACATAACCTAATGAACACTTCTGACGGAGCcaaactgaaactgaatttTGCATTATCttaaattacatatatatacGTCCTAATGATTATCcacataagaaaataaaaatgttagcaAAGTATAGAACATCACTGCTACTATTCTTTTTTATAATTGCGGGCATAACCTAATTATGTACAGATTTTGAGACAAACAACATGTAATACAAGTAAGTGATACAACGCAAAAAGTGGCTAAACAATTACTCCCCACCTCCTTTGCTCCCATGTTATTTAGCTGGACACATAAAAACCCTGTACTTGAAACTGACACTGGACCCACATTAAAAGCTCACAACAATTAGGCAGCTGACGTAAGGGCTTTGCTTTTCACAAGTCTCACTCACAAGACAGAGGAGTCAAGCACTAATTACAGCACTGTTCTCTGCACTTCCAAGTAAATTATCACATTCGGTCTACAGCTCCAGTCCTGAGTTGCAGTGCAGCTTCCTTTTTTCAGATCACAATGAAGAGCTGGCATCGCACCTCTTCCATCTGGCTCATGCTTTCCCTGTCAGAACATCCTTCTGCTTTAGaaagatgtatttaaaataacCCCTACATTTAACTCACACAAGGGTGGCTCTACTTTAACTTACaattcatccattcattttattccgcttatccggggcagggtcgcgggggcagcagtctaagcagggactcccagacttccctcatcccagacacgtcctccagcgcctccggtgggatcccaaggcgttcccaggccagccgagagacatagtccctccagcgtgtactgggtcttctccggggcctcctcccagtgggacatgcccagaacacctccctagggaggcgtccaggaggcatcctgagcagatgcccgagccacctcaactggttcctctcaatgtgtaggagcagtggctctactccgagctcctcctgtgtgactgagctcctcacgctacctctaagggagcgcccagccaccctgtggaggaaacccatttcagccgcttgtatccgcgatgccctttcggtcattacccagagctcatgaccataggtgagggcaggaacgtagattgaccagtaaatcgagagcttcaccttccagctcagctccttcttcaccacaacggaccgatacagcgaccgcaacACTGCAGacgctcgatgaagccatcaggacaacatcatccacaaACAGAAGAAATAATATCCTGTAGTTCCCGagccagaccccctccggcccctggctgcgcctagaaattctgtccataaatataatgaacagaaccggtgacaaagggcagccctggcggagtccaacatgcaccgggaacaggtctgacttactgccggtaatgcgaacacagctcgcAGTGTGTTCTGTGTTAACTTAAATGTGAACAGCAATTCAAAATTTGATATAGAACTTTCAGTTACTTATTTTTCTTGTGGAATAGTATTATGAAATCACAAAATCTTAGCCACAGTGAAAAATGCTGGGATAAACTACTACCAGCACAATTGTGTGTTATTCTGACCCAGCATTTTGAGTTACTGTTTTAACTATTTATTAACAACTATCTTATTTTTTCTGTCCAAATCTGGATTATATTTGACTACTCTGATGGGTTCATGTTTGTAATGACCACCACAgtgctttttaaataaacatgaatttTCTTTGAAGCgttttaaaatacataactACAATCCAAACTTGTCACGGCATTAATAGTAGCACATTATTAATTCAgcagtaaaattaaataaaaattgttcATGTTGTAGTTTGCACTTGTTACAGAAGCCTGAGAAGTGAGATGATTTATTTCAGATTCTGCAGCTTTAGTCTCAGGAGACTCCACtgtgagaacagagagaacCATTATGTTTATACGTAGAATAGTTTGAATGTGTAACTGTGTGAATTTATCTAAGAAACATTTCAAATCCAAAAGTAAGCTGTTACTTTTATGGTGTCGCACTAACAGTTACTGACTACAGTTCTGTTGGACCTTTGCAGTCAGGAGTCAAAGGGTGAAATGTTTCTTTACTGAGATTAAGTGGCAGAAAATTATTAAACTGTGGAAAGTTTCAGATAAAATCATAGTGATAAAGTAACCAAACTTGTATAAATACCAGTCATTTCTCTGGAGCATTAGGTGAAGTGGGTAAGGTTTGCCGTGGAAAGTTGAAGAGTGTGTATTTGACCTCTTTCGCTGGGTGGTTTGAGAGGATTTGACCCACACTGCCAGGCAAAAGACAGGAGTATGTCTATCATTATGTTCTAagagaaatgatccaaactttTAAGCCAGCGTTTGGGTTAAGCAAAACAACTCAACTCAGTGTATAAAACCCAACAAGTGACCCAACAGCCCTAACCCAGCAATTGCATAGAAAAAATAACCCAGCATCTTGTTTAGGGTAAGTGGCACCGATAGAGAGAAGTCTGTATGCAAAGTGTGTAGAAAAGGTTATTCAAGGTCTGCCCAAGGATAACTGCAAATGTGAAATCTCTCTGAAGTAATTTGTGAAGGACTGATGAGAGTCACAGCTTTTATGTGTCACCTCCACAAACAATACAGAGACTGGGAGTGTGACAAACGCTGTGTGACAATAACTATGTCCTCACTCTTCTCTGTAGtcatacattattaataaacaTAGTCTTGGTTTGGCTTGAATCCATTGCAAAACCATACATTTTCTCAATAGCCTAGCCTAGACAATAGAGGCTTATACAATGTATTGCCACTATATTAGGACTGCAACTAACAATTGTTTTCATAGCAACTAGTCAGTGATTATTTTTAGACTAGTCAtttctttttaaacacattatcAACCAAATGAAGACTGAATTATGGTGATGGACAGCTTCTAAATTAGGGAATATTTATGTTGCTTTGTAATAAAAAGTTCTTTTTGTATACATTTTGAGTCCATATAATGATTatgattatcaaaatacaatactGAATATTCTTTATAGGTGAATAGTCATGATTTGTCAATTCACTGTTGCAGCGCTACATTGTATATTGGAATATTCAATTCAGATGTATTAATATTTTTCCAAATGAATCAGCCTTAGTCCTGTTTCTTTTCAGTTACtggtaaataaatgtaaacaatcaCTACTACAGCATTATAAATTGGTCTGATCAACTCAAAAGCAACATTTCAAGATATCAACAACATTTAGTAGACCAAAGAGCCCAGACGTAGATGCCTATATTTCTCCACACTCCATGTGAACAAAGAAGAGGTCTGAGTGGAGCAGGTTGTTTAGACACCAGTGATTTGACTGTGGACAGCAAAAACAATCCTCAACAACACAAGAGACCTCAAATGGACTCTGATGCACTTTACTATACTATATAGTCACAGCATGAGGGTGAAATGCTCAATTTGAACATAGAATCAAGCTGAAGGAGTATGCAAAGAAAATTTCAGCTGGCTGCCAAGACTTTTGATGACCATCAATGTAGTCCAAGATAAACTGCAAATAAAGCTCTATATTGGAAATGCTCTActtatcaaataaatacaataaaacagtgTGATGATCTGAAAGTATAGTAAAATTATAATAGAATAAATCGCTGTTATGATCACAGTGCAGGGTAGATGTGAACCTTAAATGGCTGCCACAATCAAAACCAGTCCGCTGCGGTGAACCCACTCTCACTACCACAATACAAGACTTTAAATAGAACCAAGGAGCAACTCTGTTCACTTGGATATCACAGGCAGTTTACATCTTAAAACAATTTCACAATTTGGTTTAATTTAGTGAGAAATAACGTAAAACCAAAAATAATGGACCTTTTTAAAAGCTTTTCAAGACTAGTGTGACCATTTAGGCCCTTGTACCTCATTCTACTTTATATAGTCCTCTTTTTTCCTAGCGCCACATGAAAGGTAGAAAATATTCAGATGCAATATGATGTGATCTCTTATTGCCTAACTTTGTTTTTGCATACAGCTTTGTGGCAGTCTTTATCTAATATGCCTAAATATGTTTGCCCCACTATGTCCCTCCATATTGCCCAACTTGTCCCACTTTTACTACTATTTGAGGAAGTCCCCCTAATTAAGactccataataataataataatagtaatatgcAACTCCAAAGACAAAATGACTTTTAGAGGATTTTTTTCTTATGTTATGTTACATCTTTGTATAGTTTAAGTTTGCAAAGCCAGTGCAGTGATGACTCTTGCAGACATGTCTTGATTTCCATGTTAGAATAAAGGTTAGAATAAGGTTAGGATACAAAGTGGTCACGTGGTGCAGGATAGAGTTGGTGGTGCGAAAACACGGCTCAGGGACAAAAGATGATGCCGATTATAGCCCGCAGACAATAGGCCGTGTAGTGCTGTGCCGATTCTCCCAAGACAAATATCGCCTCAGTTTACGGTCACTTCTGAATATGGCACTGCCAGGTTATCACATGCCACAAATGGAACAGTGTATAACACGATCTGTGCATTTACCTGCTGATTCACCCGTGTTGATCCAGTCTGGGTTTGCGATGCTGGCAATTGCAAAGATATCTGCAGCCAGAAACAGGCACCCTGAAATGATCGTGAGTTTATCCATATCGCCGAATGATGGGGGGTAAATGAGGCAGATACGTGAGGTAATGGTAGTCCAAAGTTAACCTCGGAGCTTGGGGACGCAGGCCGGGTGCTATCAGTTCAACCTCGCCCCCTTTAACAAGCGCCTGCTGCTGGGTCTCTGCTGTGCATTTTGCAGCAACACTAGCTTCTTTGCGTCAAGTCCGGGTCGGGAGCCCCCAAATATAAAGGGCCCAAAAGAAACACCCAAAACATCACATCTCAGTTGCTCTTCGCAGTCCAGTGGGAAATAAAAGATTCTCAACGCACCAAGGCCCCAGAGCGTTTGTTTTGTCCTTTAGATGTGCTCTCCACGGGCAGCGGCTGCGCCAGCATCAGGCGTAGCTGCGGCGGCTAGCGGAGAGCTACATGGCCCAACTGCGGCCCAAAGACAGCGCCACATCTCTGACAAACGAGCCGTGGCGCAAACAAACCCAACAGCCCGCACCTTTCTGCGCCCAATCCTTACGGTCTAACAAGTGCGTTATCCGTCTGGAAAACAAGCTCCCATCACCATGTCTTTTGTGTGCGAGTCCACTTCCTTTCGCTGCTGGAAAAGCATCTGGTCCTTGAGTCTCTGCTAAACAGCGGCTCAGCTCCTCATCCCGACCTCAGGCCGCGACAACCATACCACTGTTTACAATCCAAAACTCTTTTATAATCCTTCTGCCGTTTATAAAgcagtattattgttttgcttggtgTGCTCACTGCTACATCAGCCTCTCGACCAAATGACATCAGGCGAGTTCCCCCCACGCAGCGAGCGACGCACAGccgcacacaaacacagtgtACTCTCGCCCACCGGACGGTATCAGGCAGCTCTCGCGATAAAGGCAAAAGTGGGGGTCATGTCGACCCCTGTTTGCCTAATAATAAAGGGGACTACCAGTTACATACACACAGAATGTGGGATTTGTATGGTTAAAGCACCTACGTACAGTATCCAGCATAAAGTAAGCccaattttgtttattacataGAATAAATAGAGACTTTACTAGCTTACAAtttgtaaaatatgtttaataattgCTAAATATGTAGGCCTAATAAGCTGAATGATATAAAGAATGTCTTTGGGTCCCTCTGTTGGTTTACAGAAGCAATTATATTTACAAGGACTAAAAGGTCAGTACAACTATTCAGGCATCTGGACAAAATACTAAACTCACAATGCGTTTTTGGTAgatgttataattttactttaatttacaTAGATACAGTGAAAATAGAAAGTGCCAAAGTTAAATTGCATAACTCCAGCATCACAAATGGGATTATTCCTGGACAAAATCCATTTTTGACAGTGAATGATTTGTTGCACATGACTGCTGCTTTCAGTTGAGGATGAGAATTTGAACAAGTAGACAGACTCGTGTTAAAAATTTCATAATTCATCCACAAATGGTGTATTGACAAGGAGTCCACTGGCGACCATAGTTTTCCTGCCATCCACAAAGGATTTTGCAGcctaaaacagattttaaaaagtTGCCATTctgaattttgcacatttgCATTGTGAGATTTGCAACAAAGCATCATTGCTCACCTTGACCACATCTTCTGGTGTGACAGCTCCAACTGCCTGCAGGACAGTGTCAGGAGCCTGGTAAGTCCCAGTCATCAAGGCCTGAGCCCCGATCTCCTGCAGGAGACCATCAGAGTCCTCAAGGGACATCAAATATTCCACCTTTACCTGGTTCCTTAATGAAGACAATTATCAAAGGTCACTCATCTCTGTACAAACTTACAACTTAGACAAAACTGAACTTACTTTGCTCTGTCAATATCAGCATCTGCTACATTACCCTCAGCCACATCTCTTATTTGAGAAATGGCTGCTTTGATCACCTGTGAACAtcacaaaataacaaatgtagaaaatatACAGCAAGTACAACATATACCAACATAAGTATCAAAAATGTAAGGAATGAAAGCTGGTCTAGatgtgttgaaaatgtgaaTCACGATGTAGTGTAGCAGAGATCATGTTTTTGGAAAAAGGGAATTTGTTGGTTACCTCTCCTGCAGCACCAGCTTGTGAGATAGTATATACTCCGAACAGGCCAGAATCAGAGTAGGAAGCAGTCATAGCAGTTGCCTGCAGAATAATGTAAGCATTAAAACACATTCCATCTCCAAAAGCTTTGTCACTTCCAttacctctcgccataagaacagtttcttcccctctgctgtttgtctcatgaacactttataatatctgcactatactggacactttataacaccggtcactttaataagccactttgcactgttgttctgatgctgctattgtacatattttctccctctaagtatttcattagatttttttaagcatatctttttaactttgtgcatgcccttatttgtatttgtatttgtatttattcagtgtgtttatgttgcactttttcaccgaagcaagttcctagtttgtgaactgtgttcacagactatggcaataaaagtcttctgattctgattaaaagAGGACATGTCttaaaaattaaaccaaaaaaagtttttgttaaaggcttttttttttttttttttttttttaaatctgtttatgAATCTTCTTTAACAATAAATGAGTGTTCCAAGCTGAATGTGTTCAAATAGCTACATCATTAATCTATGATATTAGCAAAGTTGCAACAATGAAAAAACAGCAAGACCTTACATCAAACGGCTGTGATGTGGCTTTGGCGATGCCCTGGCTCAGTTTACTGGTGATATTTGAGCCCCTCTTCACATGTGGGCCAGCTCCAAGTACATGCTGCAGAACACTGAATGCATTAGCCTGTGCACTCCCAACAGCGGAACCTTCACTGGCCACCAGCAAGTGCACCAGGTCATCACGGCTGTGCATCCGAGCTTCACCTATATGAACAACAGCAACGACAAGAGATGAACAATGCAGTATAGAATATCATTTAAAATACTAAAGTTTTAGCCCTACCCCCACGGTACGCAGCAAGAGCCACTGGAGCCCCAGGCCCACTGCGGGAACTGAGGAGCCCCTCCCCCAATTGCCTAAGAACTGAGTGATTGACACCTGTGccaaaaagaaaagattttCATTGTAAATTCAATGTAAATAGGATTATCCAAGAAGGCCATAGATCAAATAAGATTAGGGGAAAAACAACTTGCCTAGTCCAACGAGAGCCATTCTGCCAGTTGTGAAATTAGCTTGAACAAATGCATGCATCTGAGAAAAAGAAAGTtgtgtgtataaaatatatttagaaaataaatgtaacttatCCAGAAAAGACCTATACCTCTTTAGGAGACACATGTCCAACCATAAAGTCAGGGCAGTACAGGGAATGGGACAAGGCATTTTTGTACGCAACTTCATGCAATTTCTCCATCACACCTAGATGTGGATAAAGATTATACAAACGTTAAAAAAGATGCAGACAATAAAGCCAAACAGTGCATGATTTCCACGTGAAATTTTTATAAAAGCAATAATCCAAACCAGCGTATGAAAACAATTTACCTATCTGAGGAGACTGTTGGCCCATAGCTTTATCAATCTTAACTCTTGTTGTTAGTTCTTCCAGCTCCCATTGTCTGAACTCTTGGGCTGTGGTCACGTCGCTTAAATACTCCAAAAGTGAAGGTCTGAACAGTCATAGGAGACACAAATGTTAATAAAACTGTgcaatgtaaataaatgcaattaaaatGTCCAGACAGAATGAAACATATCAGAGGTACCTACACGTCATCTCTCAAGCATTGTGCAGTGTAGACCGTGGTTTCTCGTGTTGATGTTACACTGTGGGTCAGATTAGAAGGAAACTTTAAAATTTGTGAAAGGTTTAGAATTCAGTTGCCCCTttggtaaaaatgtaaataaggaaaatattttaaaatacatatctgcTCCCAAAAGTCTTGACACAAAATTCAGTAGATAATGACAAAAAAGCAAATCACATTAAGGATCTTAAGGCATTTAGCATAAAAAATAACCAAGGTGAAAGACCAGATAAAATAATTTTGATGTTTTGGGAATGGGAGAATGGGAAGTGGCAAAAAAAGAGTATCAGCTCATAAATTGAATTATcagattaaaaatatttttcaaagacTGAATTAATATTAAGGTCATATCAGAGCCTTGCGCATAATCCTCAAAGTAACACTGATCATGCATTTACCAACCTTAGACTACCACCTAAAGCTTCTACACCGCGACAGATCTTGAAGGCAGATGAACCTTTTGTAGTCTGTAAAGGATGTTAATTATATTATAACCCATGTGACAATAAAGTACCTACTAAATTTCTACAACAAATAGTTATACAAAAACAGAAATCATAAAAAGCACATTACCAGATTTGCTGCTAGACGTAATACATGAGCTACTCCAGGGTTTTCCACAGTCTCATGGCGACTTCCAGCTTTAACGAACAAACCAACACTGGACATGGGTGAATGGTTCTCCAGGGACGCAATGACAAGTCCATTTGGAAGTTTGGAAACCTGAAGAACAAAGACAACAATTCTTTACAAATTGCTATCTTCAGTGCACATCTTTATTGAAGTTTGCAGCAGTTACCTGGACATTTTGTGGGGTGAGAGGGGCTGCTGATGTTTTTCTCAAAGCAAGAGGTTCAGTCAAGGAACCACTTCTTCTAGCAGCATAACACCGTTTCTGTGAAGAGAGGATATATTTACACTAGGGATGCATGATTCTGGTGGGaaaacaatgattttttttttttttttgtgattagatttgcggtTTATTCATTTTCGATAAGTACGGttttgttcagagtgcacattgtaaacactgaaacatgaactgatgaactaatagaagaatcccatgcatttcagaatgttGTACCTGTAAACGGGTACAAAGGTACTAAGACAAAACAGGCTGCAATGATTATTTGATTGAAGATTTTTAAAGTTGCATACTTGAACAAAACAAGGTTAAATTTAGGCACCATGCTACACATGATGACCTCATACAACCcagtaaataaatatagtaCAGTCAACTATAGTGTCCAGTCAACTAAGGTCGTTTTCTCCATTTCTTACGGGGTGAAACCATAATGATATCTTAATTATGTAATCCAAAACTGCACTAAATTAAATGACCTTCAGATGCATTCCAACACAACACCGAAGTCTACAGCAAATACAATCAAAAAATGCAATACTAATGTGCAAGTTTAAATAACAAGTAATCTATATAATTCTAgtaaaagttaattttaaaaagttgggTGTTAAAGCACAGCTAACTTGGATTAGCCTTTGTTTTATAAACCTTTTCACCAGAATTGGCACTGTCAAATAGATCTGGGAGGAATGACACACTAAAATGACAAAGATTGTGTCTCTGAGTggataaatatgtaaaaaactGTAGCATGAAACTCACGGGGATGCTGTTAAAAGAACGGATTCCTCTCATGTTTGCGCCTCTCCTTCACCGGCTCCAAAGACAGCGATGGCGGACGGACGATTCTGtgcccacaatgcactgcgagCCACAGTCAATCAAAGAGAAATAAACGAGTCAAGAtgtttaaatacagagactgatTTTCGGTGGTGGTCGGAGATATAGGAATTTTGAATTCTTTATGGTGAAATTTAttactgccatactgtggaatatttaagGCCAACCAATGAcaccaccatggagacaagcaaagaGTGTGCCAGTGCGCTCCACCAAGCAAAGGCACTAATTAGGTGTGTGGAGTGGGGTAGACATGCCCATATATTATTTTGCAAAATACCGAacaattaaatatttagtttctgaaatttgacattgatttttttttaaagtccaaGGGACAGTAGGGCATTTCACAGGTGGCAAAGAGTCAGGTCTCTTCCAGTTGATTGGATTACCTATGATTATGTACAATACATCAATGTCATGTTCACAGCAGCTTCACTTTTAACTTAATGGCTCTACACTCCATctgcaatacaaaataaaataaccaaCTTGGACTTCTTTATTTTAACCCAACTTCACTGACTGACAAatcacattacaaaaataatctCCACATATATTAACATTTAATCATGGgctacaaatgttttatttaacgTACAGGCAGcacacattttttcacaattattcttcaaaaacatacacatccATTGGCCCATgaagcatttttaaacagatcaaAAGTGGCAACAACTACTCACTCCCCAATACAAACTGCAcatacaataacaatacaaaaatacactatccTGGCTTGGAGAACCAACTGGAGGCTTTCCATATATTCATAAACAATACTCTGAACATGTTCACATTAAACAGAGAAGAGGTTTGATCTGGCAACTTGGTTCTCTTTGGGTCCCAGACTTTTCCTTGAGTTAACTACCAATAGAAGGACCCAGGCTGGCTACTGTCACACAAGCTGCCTCTCAAATAGACAAGAACAACTCTCTCCCAACTAATTGTGCCAATGAAGGCAGCATAAGTTAGTAAACATGACCAGCAAAGAACCATGCTTGTTG of the Periophthalmus magnuspinnatus isolate fPerMag1 chromosome 8, fPerMag1.2.pri, whole genome shotgun sequence genome contains:
- the LOC117375429 gene encoding cytochrome b-c1 complex subunit 2, mitochondrial translates to MRGIRSFNSIPKRCYAARRSGSLTEPLALRKTSAAPLTPQNVQVSKLPNGLVIASLENHSPMSSVGLFVKAGSRHETVENPGVAHVLRLAANLTTKGSSAFKICRGVEALGGSLSVTSTRETTVYTAQCLRDDVPSLLEYLSDVTTAQEFRQWELEELTTRVKIDKAMGQQSPQIGVMEKLHEVAYKNALSHSLYCPDFMVGHVSPKEMHAFVQANFTTGRMALVGLGVNHSVLRQLGEGLLSSRSGPGAPVALAAYRGGEARMHSRDDLVHLLVASEGSAVGSAQANAFSVLQHVLGAGPHVKRGSNITSKLSQGIAKATSQPFDATAMTASYSDSGLFGVYTISQAGAAGEVIKAAISQIRDVAEGNVADADIDRAKNQVKVEYLMSLEDSDGLLQEIGAQALMTGTYQAPDTVLQAVGAVTPEDVVKAAKSFVDGRKTMVASGLLVNTPFVDEL